The Coffea eugenioides isolate CCC68of chromosome 8, Ceug_1.0, whole genome shotgun sequence genome has a segment encoding these proteins:
- the LOC113780493 gene encoding uncharacterized protein LOC113780493 — MLLHTLRLLQQYSVDVYVKIETSRLAFHRKKQNEVRTEALKGIMDSVSSGETSGSKVGRRILLPASFIGSPRDMRRRYLDAMSLVQRYGKPDIFLTMTCNPMWREIQDNLMYKEKAHDRPDLLSRKRGYPHAHMLLILKHRFKPLNPEAYDRLVCAELPDSTKFPHLHSLVVKHMMHGPCGKMNAQSPCMRNGLCRNQYPKEFCQQTSHAEDCYPSYRRRNNGKNVKVRRYDLDNRWVVPYNPYLLALFDCHMNVEICSTIKLVKYLYKYIFKGHDLVNFHIIAQDTSDDVDEIKQFQQGRWVSPPEALWHIYGFRLNEMTPAVYTLQVHLPDQQYVSFDKNADLLNLLSQIDLSKTMLTEFFEMNKTNKREHDLLCLYRDFPQYFVWAPAKRTWSERSRRKVIGRLVTVSPNEGDRYYLRLLLSHVRGPTSFDNLLSIDGQKMSSFREAALQLGLLSSDSYIEDTLEEASGFQMPSSLRFLFATLLLCCSPANPRFLWEKFEGEMSRDFHRAHLSGEYSSDEIKRRVLLDISKTLEQMGRHITDYHLLSDHFNFNLNCQDRVTKEVDNERNIEVTPEDLLISSQLNAEQRCACDLVLQSVFSSEGKAYFVDGPGGTGKTFLYRSLLATLRSQGYIAIAVATSGVAASILPGGRTAHSRFKIPLDCSRNRTCQLSKQGSTGKLIAECKLFLWDEASMARKETIEAFDELLRDIMDSNEPFGGKVVVFGGDYRQTLPVIQGATRDQLVGSSLVSSALWSKMLRLRLTENMRALSDSSFSQFLLRVGEGLEPMDEDNQIRLPSNIVIPFVDAEESLSRLIHCVFPDLNTCWNDPYKFINRCILTPRNASVDDLNGVLINKFPGQLHVYTSSDRTLDQRHQGDYEDFLNSQNPKGLPPHKLLLKQNCPLILLRNLNPLEGLCNGTRLICRQLLRHTICAEIAFGQHRGKTIFIPKIPLQTSDSEKNGIPFIRTQFPVLLCFAMTINKAQGQTLDYVGIYLREPVFSTASYTLPYQEPNLLMQRKF; from the exons ATGCTGTTGCATACACTAAGGTTGCTGCAACAGTACTCTGTTGATGTCTATGTAAAGATAGAAACATCAAGGCTTGCTTTCCAcagaaagaaacaaaatgagGTCCGAACAGAGGCATTAAAGGGTATAATGGATAGTGTTTCGTCTGGTGAAACATCAGGTTCCAAGGTTGGCCGAAGAATTCTATTGCCTGCCTCTTTTATTGGTAGTCCAAGGGATATGAGACGTCGGTACCTCGATGCAATGTCTTTGGTACAAAGATATGGTAAACCTGATATCTTTTTAACTATGACATGCAATCCAATGTGGAGGGAAATTCAGGACAATCTGATGTATAAAGAGAAGGCGCATGATCGACCAGATTTACTTTCCCGG AAACGGGGTTATCCACATGCTCATATGCTGCTGATTTTGAAGCATAGATTTAAGCCGCTCAATCCAGAGGCTTATGATAGGCTCGTGTGTGCTGAATTGCCCGACTCCACTAAATTTCCTCACTTGCATTCCCTTGTGGTCAAACATATGATGCACGGCCCTTGTGGAAAAATGAATGCTCAGAGCCCTTGTATGAGAAATGGTCTGTGTAGAAATCAGTATCCAAAAGAATTCTGCCAACAAACGTCCCATGCTGAGGATTGTTATCCTTCTTATCGTAGAAGAAATAATGGCAAAAATGTTAAGGTGAGGCGTTATGATTTGGATAATAGATGGGTTGTACCCTATAATCCATATCTTCTTGCTTTATTTGATTGTCACATGAATGTGGAAATCTGCTCCACCATCAAATTAGTTAAGTATCTCtacaaatatattttcaagGGGCATGATCTTGTTAACTTTCACATTATAGCTCAGGATACCTCTGACGATGTTGATGAGATTAAACAATTCCAGCAGGGTAGATGGGTTTCGCCTCCAGAAGCTTTGTGGCATATCTATGGCTTCCGCTTAAATGAAATGACTCCTGCTGTTTACACTCTTCAGGTGCACCTTCCTGATCAGCAATACGTCTCCTTTGATAAAAATGCTGATCTTTTAAACCTTTTGAGCCAAATCGATTTGTCCAAGACTATGCTAACCGAATTTTTTGAAATGAACAAGACCAATAAAAGGGAGCATGACTTACTGTGCCTGTATCGTGATTTTCCTCAATATTTTGTTTGGGCGCCAGCAAAGAGGACGTGGTCGGAGAGAAGCAGAAGAAAAGTTATTGGCAGATTGGTAACCGTTAGCCCGAATGAAGGTGATAGATATTATCTACGGTTGCTGTTATCACATGTTCGCGGTCCTACATCTTTTGATAATTTATTATCTATTGATGGCCAAAAGATGAGCTCATTTAGAGAGGCAGCGTTACAGCTTGGCTTGTTGAGTTCTGATTCTTACATAGAGGATACACTTGAAGAAGCGTCTGGGTTTCAAATGCCTTCGTCCCTCAGGTTTCTCTTTGCCACTCTTTTATTGTGTTGTTCTCCAGCGAATCCACGCTTTCTTTGGGAAAAATTTGAAGGTGAGATGTCCAGGGATTTTCATCGAGCTCATCTCTCTGGTGAATATTCTTCTGATGAAATCAAAAGAAGAGTGTTACTAGATATTAGTAAGACACTTGAGCAGATGGGCCGACACATCACTGATTATCATTTACTTTCAGACCATTTTAATTTTAACCTTAACTGTCAAGACCGCGTAACAAAAGAGGTTGATAATGAAAGGAACATCGAAGTTACGCCAGAAGATTTACTTATATCTTCGCAGTTAAATGCAGAGCAGAGGTGTGCATGTGATTTGGTCCTCCAATCAGTCTTCTCTTCAGAGGGAAAGGCTTACTTTGTCGATGGCCCCGGAGGGACTGGTAAAACATTCTTGTATCGTTCTCTTCTCGCTACCTTGAGATCACAAGGATATATTGCGATTGCTGTTGCAACTTCTGGTGTCGCAGCATCCATACTACCTGGTGGCAGAACAGCACACTCCAGGTTCAAAATTCCATTGGATTGTTCGCGAAATAGGACTTGCCAGCTAAGCAAGCAAGGCAGCACTGGCAAGCTAATTGCAGAATGTAAACTGTTTCTTTGGGACGAAGCTTCAATGGCAAGGAAAGAGACCATCGAAGCTTTTGATGAATTGCTCAGAGATATAATGGATTCCAATGAGCCTTTCGGAGGTAAAGTCGTTGTATTTGGTGGTGATTATCGGCAGACCTTGCCTGTAATTCAAGGCGCCACCAGAGACCAGTTAGTTGGCTCCAGTCTTGTTAGTTCGGCACTATGGTCCAAAATGCTACGGTTGAGATTGACGGAAAACATGCGAGCTCTCTCAGACTCTTCTTTCTCTCAGTTCTTATTGAGAGTTGGTGAAGGTTTGGAACCTATGGATGAGGACAACCAGATACGTCTTCCAAGCAATATCGTGATTCCATTTGTTGATGCAGAAGAGTCTCTCAGCAG GTTGATTCACtgtgtttttccagatttgaacacCTGCTGGAATGATCCTTACAAATTTATCAATAGATGCATTTTGACCCCCAGAAATGCATCTGTTGATGATCTCAATGGGGTTCTAATCAACAAATTCCCTGGACAGCTTCATGTTTACACTAGCTCAGATAGAACTTTGGATCAGCGACATCAGGGTGATTACGAAGATTTTTTAAATTCTCAGAATCCAAAAGGCTTGCCTCCACATAAGCTTCTACTAAAACAGAACTGTCCGCTCATTCTGCTTAGAAATTTAAATCCACTTGAAGGCCTATGTAACGGTACGCGACTTATTTGTCGACAGCTTCTGCGACACACTATTTGCGCCGAAATTGCCTTTGGTCAGCACAGAGGGAAAACAATTTTTATACCCAAGATCCCATTGCAGACATCAGACAGTGAAAAGAATGGTATCCCTTTCATAAGAACACAGTTTCCAGTTCTGTTGTGTTTTGCCATGACGATCAACAAAGCTCAGGGTCAGACCTTAGACTATGTCGGAATCTACTTGCGAGAACCAGTCTTTTCGACGGCCAGTTATACGTTGCCTTATCAAGAGCCAAATCTGCTGATGCAGCGAAAGTTCTGA
- the LOC113780494 gene encoding replication protein A 70 kDa DNA-binding subunit B-like translates to MDNVIHIKDVPFGMHKWTSKIVVQEKQQVTSARSTPTKKQKFIFVDAEGSKVEGIIFNTDIPVMSPRIEVYKSYLISNAEVKKIPNEFRVPGISAQWIISARTVVEEVMQEEDLMPCKFSYTEFKDLSQYMDRKDKSVDVLGIIVTALEKKLVIRKSEESYVQKFVIVNEDLQPIMLSMCDAFIENEGARIIADLRNYPVIIGRRLKVSNYNGVALTTWFDSAVLVDPPIQEARAMKNWAMRNYKFLADIVNQETYNRCRLDVDLTDATGTITATLFGDLAEQLLSFTAVEVMEHFNQNMELPLEKLHQELKSKIFIAHIKPVQTPLADGKRRYTLQHYKEYSTIDSPPVKLAAECSSSRAKTSLTQRFNESDDAQETDLLTVDGNPLKKTKLN, encoded by the exons ATGGATAATGTCATACATATCAAAgatgttccatttggaatgcaTAAATGGACATCAAAGATTGTTGTCCAAGAGAAACAACAGGTGACTTCAGCAAGGAGCACGCCAACGAAGAAACAAAAGTTTATCTTCGTTGATGCAGAG GGATCAAAAGTTGAAGGGATTATATTTAACACAGATATTCCTGTCATGAGCCCAAGGATTGAAGTGTATAAGAGTTATCTCATTTCCAATGCTGAGGTTAAAAAAATCCCCAATGAATTCAGAGTTCCAGGAATAAGTGCACAATGGATTATTTCTGCTCGAACTGTTGTTGAAGAGGTTATGCAAGAAGAGGATCTCATGCCCTGCAAGTTTAGCTATACAGAGTTCAAAGATCTATCACAGTATATGGATCGAAAAGATAAATCTGTTG ATGTTCTTGGAATCATTGTTACTGCACTGGAGAAGAAGCTTGTCATTCGAAAATCAGAGGAGTCATACGTGCAAAAGTTTGTAATTGTCAATGAAGA CCTACAGCCAATCATGCTGTCGATGTGTGATGCTTTCATTGAAAATGAGGGTGCGAGAATTATAGCAGATCTTCGAAACTATCCAGTTATCATTGGAAGGCGGCTCAAAGTATCAAATTACAATG GAGTTGCTCTGACAACTTGGTTTGACTCAGCTGTTCTTGTTGACCCCCCAATACAGGAAGCAAGAGCCATGAAGAACTG GGCTATGAGAAATTACAAATTTCTTGCAGATATTGTTAACCAAGAGACATATAACAG ATGTCGACTTGATGTTGATTTAACTGATGCCACTGGAACCATTACAGCTACACTCTTTGGTGACTTAGCTGAACAACTTTTGTCATTTACGGCTGTTGAAGTAATGGAACACTTTAATCAG AATATGGAGCTTCCATTGGAAAAGCTGCATCAGGAACTCaaatcaaaaatatttataGCTCACATCAAGCCTGTCCAGACCCCACTGGCAGATGGAAAACGTCGCTATACACTGCAGCACTATAAGGAGTATTCTACCATAGACTCTCCTCCAGTAAAGCTGGCTGCCGAATGCTCGTCTTCAAGAGCTAAAACTTCTCTCACTCAGAGATTCAATGAATCTGATGATGCTCAGGAAACTGACCTACTTACTGTCGACGGCAATCCACTCAAAAAAACTAAGTTGAACTAA